The following is a genomic window from Bacillus sp. FJAT-52991.
CAGATGACGATGGGGTTATTATTAAATAGCACTCCCCCAGCGAAAGAAGAGGGGCTTGCTTATTATTTTCAAAAGGGAAAAGATTCGGCGCTTTTGATTCGTTATAGTGTTTGGCTCATAGTCATTGGAGCGGCTATTGTATTGATGAGTCATGCGTTGCTTCCCTTTCTTATATTTACGGCTGTCACAGCTGTATTTTTCAATTTTGTGCGCCGAAGCACGATGAAACATTTTGGTGGCATTACCGGGGATTTGCTCGGTGCCAGTCTAGAAGGAGTGGAATCGATATTATGGATGACATTGTGGTTATTGGTCTCTATCGGCATGGGATAACGACGGACAATGAACGAAAGGCATTTAGCGGCTGGACCAACTCTGCCTTAAGTGAACGGGGAATACAAGATTTGCATGCGATTCAGCCGCTTATCCCTGATTATGAAAAAGTGATTGCTAGCGATCTACAGCGATGTGTCGATACAGCAGGCATCCTTTTTCCGGCGGCGAACGTTGATCTTTGGCCGGAGTTTCGCGAAATGAACTTCGGAATGTTAGAAGGCAAGCAGCATCAAGAACTTGAACATCTCGAAGAATACGTCACTTGGATGAACGATCCGTTTACAAGCTTTTTGCCGGAGGGAGAGTATTTTCATGAGTTTGGCGACCGTATTCGCTCCGCCTGGAACAACTGGCTCGATGTAATGGAGCAAAAGGAAATGAAACGAGGAGCCATTGTCACGCATGGAGGGGTGATTCGCCATTTACTAACGGAACTTGCTCCAGTGAAAAAGCAGTTTTGGGAGTGGGAAGTAAACAATGGCCGCGGTTTCGAACTGACTGCCTCTCTTTCTTCATTAAGGAGGGGTGAGCGATGCATCTCATTACAGGCGGTGCCTTCAACGGAAAAAAGCAATGGGTAATGGAAGCATACGAGTTGGAAAAGACTCAGCATCAGTGGGTATCGTGTTATAAAGCGGATCAGCCAGTATGGACAGAAAACATCATGGTATTTGAAGGAATCGAGTGTTATGTAAAGCAGCTCGTTGAACAAACAGAAGATGCCGAGCTCGCACGAAAACAATGGAAACAAGAGCTACAAGCTTGGCTCGATTGGGAAAAAGCTAATCCTGATGGAAAGCTGCTTTTAATCGGCTCTGATATTACAAAAGGCATTGTCCCAATGGAGGCATTAGACCGAATGTGGCGTGATGCAGCCGGTTGGTGTTTTCAAGAAGCGGCGAAACAAGCACAACAAGTAACCGTTATTTGGTATGGCATTCCACAATTTTTGAAAAAATAAGGAGGAAAAAAGATGAGACTATATACTCGAACTGGGGATAAAGGAAAAACAAGCATTATTGGCGGACGAGTGGACAAAGATGATTTGCGCGTAGAAGCGTACGGTACGGTTGATGAAACGAACTGCTTCGTCGGTCAAGCGATGACAGAGCTTGATCCGGAAATCTTTAAAGACATTTTAGAAGATCTTGAAACGATTCAACACGAACTATTTGATTGCGGTGGCGACTTAGCAACCGTTTCAGGTGCTAGAGGGTGGAAACTGCAACCAGAAGCCGTTGAAGAACTAGAAAAGAAAATCGACCAATACATTCAAGAAGCACCGGCACTTGAGCGTTTTATTTTACCAGGCGGCTCGAAAGCAGCGAGCATCATTCATGTCGCTAGAACCGTGGTGCGCCGGGCTGAGCGGCAAGTCGTGAGTTTAATGAAAGTAGAACAAGATATCCATCCAGTCACACTGCAATACTTAAACCGTTTATCGGATTACTTCTTTGCGATCGCTCGCGTGATCAATGCTCGCCTTAGCGTTAAAGACGTGGAATATGTAAGAAGTGCGAAAGTATTCCGCGAAGGCAAACGAAT
Proteins encoded in this region:
- a CDS encoding cob(I)yrinic acid a,c-diamide adenosyltransferase, with translation MRLYTRTGDKGKTSIIGGRVDKDDLRVEAYGTVDETNCFVGQAMTELDPEIFKDILEDLETIQHELFDCGGDLATVSGARGWKLQPEAVEELEKKIDQYIQEAPALERFILPGGSKAASIIHVARTVVRRAERQVVSLMKVEQDIHPVTLQYLNRLSDYFFAIARVINARLSVKDVEYVRSAKVFREGKRMENKE
- a CDS encoding histidine phosphatase family protein, translated to MDDIVVIGLYRHGITTDNERKAFSGWTNSALSERGIQDLHAIQPLIPDYEKVIASDLQRCVDTAGILFPAANVDLWPEFREMNFGMLEGKQHQELEHLEEYVTWMNDPFTSFLPEGEYFHEFGDRIRSAWNNWLDVMEQKEMKRGAIVTHGGVIRHLLTELAPVKKQFWEWEVNNGRGFELTASLSSLRRGERCISLQAVPSTEKSNG
- a CDS encoding bifunctional adenosylcobinamide kinase/adenosylcobinamide-phosphate guanylyltransferase, encoding MHLITGGAFNGKKQWVMEAYELEKTQHQWVSCYKADQPVWTENIMVFEGIECYVKQLVEQTEDAELARKQWKQELQAWLDWEKANPDGKLLLIGSDITKGIVPMEALDRMWRDAAGWCFQEAAKQAQQVTVIWYGIPQFLKK